Proteins encoded together in one Diabrotica undecimpunctata isolate CICGRU chromosome 3, icDiaUnde3, whole genome shotgun sequence window:
- the LOC140435991 gene encoding FUN14 domain-containing protein 1A-like translates to MSVSSSTDKEDKKCPKLQLKKILHALRNSVKSKQVLVGASAGFITGIVTTKIGKSAALAVGGGMMLLQILNEMEYININWDRVNDTVNNSVEENMVNGGALYLKKIKEFVKNKNVCIIYGFVGGFLIGIAI, encoded by the coding sequence ATGAGCGTTTCTAGTTCTACCgacaaagaagataaaaaatgcCCCAAGTTACAACTTAAAAAGATTTTGCATGCACTACGCAATAGTGTTAAGTCCAAACAAGTTCTAGTAGGAGCTTCTGCAGGCTTTATTACGGGAATAGTTACAACTAAAATAGGAAAATCAGCAGCGCTCGCTGTTGGAGGAGGGATGATGTTACTTCAGATTTTAAATGAAATGGAGTACATTAATATAAATTGGGACCGAGTCAATGATACAGTTAATAATTCAGTTGAAGAAAATATGGTTAACGGTGGAGCTTTATATTTAAAGAAGATCAAAGAATTtgtaaagaataaaaatgtttgtatAATTTATGGATTTGTAGGAGGATTTTTGATTGGAATAGCAATTTAA
- the LOC140435990 gene encoding FUN14 domain-containing protein 1B-like, whose translation MSKHVLIGASAGFITGIVTTKIGKSAALVIGGGMILLQILNEMEYININWDRVNDTVSNSAEDNIVNGAVLYLQKIKDFVKNKNVCISYGFVGGFLIGIAI comes from the coding sequence ATGTCCAAGCATGTTCTTATAGGAGCTTCTGCAGGCTTTATCACGGGAATAGTTACAACTAAAATAGGAAAATCAGCAGCGCTTGTTATTGGAGGAGGTATGATATTACTTCAGATTTTAAATGAAATGGAGTACATTAATATAAATTGGGATCGAGTCAATGATACAGTCAGTAATTCAGCTGAAGATAACATAGTTAATGGTGCAGTTTTATATTTACAGAAGATCAaagattttgtaaaaaataaaaatgtttgtataAGTTATGGATTCGTAGGAGGATTTTTGATAGGAATAGcaatttaa